A single Nostoc sp. GT001 DNA region contains:
- a CDS encoding pentapeptide repeat-containing protein, giving the protein MEELDLREADLRKADLSGIDLTGANLSNFGFDDGVKLRGADLRGANLEKANLSKLDLSEFDLSGANLRGTKLKGTRFKGANPTGTKLKGTNLSELDLSRFDLSELDFSRANFKESNLSRVQALGTNFTRATFTGACIEDWHINSATNLEGVICAYIYLKEGQQERRPSSGNFAPGEFTKLFQKSLETVDLIFRNGIDWDAFAYSFKKLEVENQGAQLDVQSIEKKGDGILVVRVAVSPDADKAKIHNQFIQGYEFAAKTLEAQYRARLEDKDTLISKQEAQINRLFYIVEQQGSVQKALAENPRKVSNYNMQNPQFASGIVDANTVNSERIGGNIHNNA; this is encoded by the coding sequence TTGGAGGAGCTCGATCTCAGAGAAGCTGACCTAAGAAAAGCGGATCTTAGCGGAATTGACCTCACAGGAGCTAACCTTAGCAATTTTGGCTTTGACGATGGGGTAAAGCTCAGAGGAGCGGATCTTAGGGGAGCTAATCTTGAGAAGGCTAATCTTAGCAAACTTGACCTGAGTGAATTTGACCTAAGTGGAGCTAATCTTAGGGGGACAAAACTCAAAGGAACCAGATTTAAAGGAGCTAACCCGACAGGGACAAAGCTCAAGGGTACAAACCTTAGCGAACTTGATCTTAGCAGATTTGACCTGAGTGAATTAGATTTTAGTAGAGCTAATTTCAAAGAGTCTAACCTCAGCAGAGTACAAGCATTAGGAACAAATTTCACAAGAGCAACATTTACCGGAGCCTGCATAGAAGATTGGCATATTAACAGCGCTACCAACCTTGAAGGTGTAATTTGTGCTTATATTTACCTTAAGGAAGGGCAACAAGAACGCCGTCCCAGCAGTGGTAACTTTGCCCCTGGAGAATTCACCAAACTGTTCCAAAAATCCCTAGAAACAGTTGACCTAATCTTCCGTAACGGCATCGACTGGGACGCTTTTGCCTATTCCTTCAAAAAATTAGAAGTCGAAAACCAAGGCGCTCAACTAGATGTCCAAAGCATTGAGAAGAAAGGCGACGGCATTCTCGTAGTCAGAGTTGCTGTTTCCCCTGATGCAGACAAAGCGAAAATCCACAATCAGTTCATCCAGGGCTATGAATTTGCAGCTAAGACATTAGAGGCGCAGTACCGAGCAAGACTTGAAGATAAAGATACTCTAATTTCCAAACAAGAAGCACAGATTAACCGCTTGTTTTACATAGTGGAACAGCAAGGGTCAGTTCAAAAAGCATTAGCAGAAAATCCAAGGAAAGTTTCTAACTACAATATGCAGAATCCGCAGTTTGCAAGTGGCATAGTAGATGCCAACACTGTTAACTCAGAACGAATAGGTGGTAATATTCACAACAACGCTTAA
- a CDS encoding pentapeptide repeat-containing protein produces MPQDFSHQNLRGRLFKGQDLAGANFSGADIRSTDFTGANLIGANFSHAKAGLEKRWGIYLPIALFLFVGLLGVFSYITNYLGLLIVKTPVLESQIIACTTFILLTTFFISTISQGLETGLKVFTLIGGIIIVFSAGIKLVPAFTGAATGVLLVALAILGSVAIAVSIAASNKTLVIIASIIVILAVLASVITSSLQFISNTIGAILITVGLVIALSIALSSIYFGYQAIEGNKKYFWIRTIAIAWAATGGTSFRGTDLTNASFTKAVLRNADFRKANLMHTNFYQVKMLDCAELDKTYLQNSQVRNLLITGQGQNQIFDRQNLRGVNLKGANLADASFIGADLSEANLQDANLSRANLVQTQLDSTDFTGATLTGVYIQDWGITINTKFDGVRCEYVYMRLPTKENPDPHRKPDNRQEIFAPGEFGDFIKPIFDTLDLYHSQGIDPRAIAIAFKELAENNPEAELEIVAIERRGEDKILLRAKTVTTANKSELSRDYFINYNQLKALAERDFKVLIAEKEYQINKLENMITTALERPSFYVQNYHNQGDTIMPEGSKKQSNFDLKGAQFGGGLVNADTVTANQIGGNITNYSTEQKQNLAQAAAEIQQLLNQLGQSYPTNTPLEKQIAVTEALKQIDSNPTLKARVIGALKSGGTEALKELVDHPLVNILLATLEGWQDAE; encoded by the coding sequence ATGCCCCAAGACTTCTCTCACCAGAATCTCAGAGGTCGTTTGTTCAAGGGTCAAGACCTTGCAGGGGCAAACTTTAGCGGCGCAGATATCCGAAGTACAGATTTTACTGGTGCAAACCTAATAGGCGCAAACTTTAGTCATGCCAAAGCTGGGCTGGAAAAGCGTTGGGGTATTTACTTACCGATTGCCTTATTCTTATTTGTGGGACTATTAGGGGTTTTTTCATATATAACTAATTATTTAGGATTATTAATAGTCAAAACGCCTGTATTAGAATCCCAAATCATAGCTTGTACTACTTTTATTTTATTGACTACCTTCTTTATCAGTACAATTTCTCAGGGTTTAGAAACTGGTTTAAAAGTATTTACTCTTATTGGAGGAATAATTATTGTATTTTCTGCTGGAATCAAACTCGTGCCAGCTTTTACCGGAGCAGCAACTGGAGTTTTATTAGTAGCTTTGGCGATACTAGGTTCTGTAGCTATAGCAGTATCTATAGCAGCTTCTAACAAGACGTTAGTTATAATTGCTTCCATAATAGTAATTCTAGCCGTACTTGCATCTGTAATTACATCCTCCCTTCAATTCATATCCAATACAATTGGAGCAATATTGATAACTGTAGGTTTAGTTATAGCCTTATCTATAGCCTTATCTAGCATCTATTTTGGCTATCAAGCAATAGAAGGAAATAAAAAATACTTTTGGATTCGTACCATTGCTATTGCCTGGGCTGCTACGGGAGGTACAAGTTTTCGTGGAACTGACTTGACTAATGCTAGTTTTACTAAAGCTGTACTTAGAAATGCGGATTTTAGAAAAGCCAATTTAATGCACACCAATTTTTATCAAGTTAAAATGCTTGATTGTGCTGAACTTGACAAAACCTATCTTCAAAATTCGCAAGTACGTAATTTATTAATTACAGGACAAGGACAGAACCAAATTTTTGACCGCCAAAACTTGCGAGGAGTCAACTTGAAAGGCGCTAACCTAGCAGATGCAAGCTTTATAGGTGCAGACCTAAGTGAAGCCAACTTACAAGATGCAAACTTATCCAGAGCAAATTTAGTACAAACTCAACTGGACAGCACTGACTTCACAGGCGCAACTTTAACTGGAGTCTACATTCAAGATTGGGGCATCACTATCAATACTAAATTTGATGGGGTGCGGTGCGAATATGTTTATATGCGTTTGCCCACAAAAGAAAACCCTGATCCTCACCGCAAACCCGACAATAGGCAAGAAATATTTGCTCCAGGTGAGTTTGGGGATTTCATCAAACCAATTTTTGATACACTCGACCTTTACCACAGCCAAGGAATTGACCCAAGAGCGATCGCAATCGCCTTTAAGGAACTAGCTGAAAATAACCCAGAGGCAGAGCTTGAGATTGTAGCAATAGAAAGACGAGGTGAAGATAAGATATTACTCCGTGCTAAAACAGTAACTACAGCTAATAAATCTGAATTAAGTAGAGATTATTTTATTAATTATAATCAACTCAAAGCGCTAGCGGAGAGAGATTTTAAAGTATTAATAGCAGAGAAAGAATACCAAATAAATAAATTAGAGAATATGATAACTACAGCCCTAGAGCGTCCTAGTTTTTATGTTCAAAATTATCACAATCAAGGAGATACCATAATGCCAGAAGGTTCTAAAAAACAATCTAACTTTGACCTCAAAGGCGCTCAATTTGGAGGTGGTCTAGTCAACGCAGACACAGTAACCGCAAATCAAATCGGCGGCAACATTACCAACTACTCCACTGAGCAAAAGCAGAATCTCGCACAAGCCGCAGCAGAGATTCAGCAGCTTCTCAATCAGTTAGGGCAGAGTTACCCTACTAACACTCCACTAGAAAAACAGATAGCAGTGACAGAAGCACTCAAGCAAATTGATAGTAATCCCACTTTGAAAGCGCGGGTAATTGGGGCGTTGAAATCTGGTGGAACTGAGGCATTGAAGGAATTAGTGGATCATCCTCTTGTCAATATACTTTTGGCAACTTTAGAAGGGTGGCAGGATGCTGAATAG
- a CDS encoding AAA-like domain-containing protein, translated as MPDSQDPKQVSNDLRNSQFGGGFINADTVNAGRIGGDIYNIHLEQQTAASGNSIQSQNQRERSLSEKDSLEKAYTLQSQKVANLRTGLVIETDVSRKFQYEHQLQSEERTLKELGDKLNAIEQQLQTSDNSGLAADTTIYIERPPIEDKCYKAIVQPGALIRLKAPQRMGKTLLLEKTLDYARHQGYQTAKLDLQLADIDILANLKTFLQWLCVDVADSLELEPQLDKHWQEVFGLNKNCTRYFQKYLLSLTDTPLVLAIDNFERLFEYPDIFPQFCLLLRGWYEAAKQGDKIGNIWKKLRLVVVHSTESYPSLDSNHSPFNVGLAIDLPEFNLQQVTTLAKQNELSLGEQDLSGLMELLGGHPYLVQSAIAHLKSQQVTLEELLRLAPTEQGIFSDHLRQQLWHLQHNPQLEIGYKKIVMTNAPVRLDTEVAFKLHSLGLVKLVSNDCVPGCDLYRQYFSTRLE; from the coding sequence ATGCCCGATTCACAAGACCCAAAGCAAGTCAGCAATGACTTACGCAATTCCCAGTTTGGCGGTGGGTTTATCAACGCTGACACAGTGAACGCTGGGCGAATTGGCGGCGACATCTACAACATTCACCTTGAGCAGCAGACGGCAGCATCAGGTAATTCAATCCAATCACAGAATCAAAGAGAGCGATCGCTTTCTGAAAAAGACTCACTCGAAAAAGCTTACACTCTCCAAAGCCAGAAAGTTGCAAATTTACGAACAGGGTTGGTTATTGAAACCGATGTATCCCGCAAGTTCCAATATGAACACCAGCTTCAGTCAGAAGAACGCACCTTGAAGGAACTTGGTGACAAGTTGAATGCAATCGAACAACAATTGCAAACGAGTGATAACTCTGGGTTAGCGGCAGACACAACAATATATATTGAGCGACCACCAATTGAAGATAAATGTTATAAAGCAATCGTGCAACCAGGGGCATTGATTCGTCTCAAAGCCCCACAGAGAATGGGTAAAACATTACTGCTAGAGAAAACCCTAGACTATGCAAGACACCAGGGTTATCAAACTGCAAAATTAGATTTACAACTGGCTGATATTGATATTCTGGCTAATTTAAAAACGTTTCTACAATGGTTATGTGTTGATGTGGCTGACAGTCTGGAACTAGAACCGCAACTAGATAAACACTGGCAAGAGGTTTTTGGGCTGAATAAAAACTGTACCCGTTATTTTCAAAAATATTTATTATCACTTACTGATACTCCCTTAGTTTTAGCTATAGATAACTTTGAGCGATTATTTGAATATCCAGACATTTTCCCTCAATTCTGCTTGTTACTGCGGGGATGGTATGAGGCTGCGAAACAAGGAGACAAGATTGGTAATATCTGGAAGAAGCTGCGGTTAGTAGTAGTTCATTCGACTGAATCTTACCCTTCCTTAGATAGTAATCATTCCCCGTTTAATGTGGGATTGGCGATTGATTTACCCGAATTTAATCTGCAACAAGTAACAACCCTCGCCAAACAGAATGAGTTAAGCCTGGGAGAACAGGACTTAAGCGGGTTGATGGAGTTGCTAGGGGGGCATCCTTATTTGGTACAATCTGCGATTGCCCATCTCAAAAGCCAGCAAGTGACCTTAGAAGAACTCTTGAGGCTTGCGCCAACAGAGCAAGGAATCTTCAGCGATCACTTGCGACAACAACTGTGGCATTTACAACATAATCCCCAGCTTGAGATAGGGTATAAAAAAATAGTAATGACGAATGCACCTGTGAGGCTAGATACTGAAGTTGCGTTTAAGTTGCATAGCTTGGGATTAGTAAAACTTGTTAGTAATGATTGCGTTCCTGGCTGTGATTTGTATCGTCAGTATTTCTCAACTCGTTTGGAGTAG
- a CDS encoding pentapeptide repeat-containing protein, translated as MANKEHLAILEQGVEVWNEWRRKYPRIIPNLTSANLRGTNLSEANLRKANLMGAVFNEFEILPIANLSKSDLRGANLRGVVFGGARSQRS; from the coding sequence ATGGCGAATAAGGAGCATTTGGCAATACTTGAGCAAGGAGTAGAAGTTTGGAATGAGTGGAGACGTAAATATCCCAGGATAATTCCTAACCTCACAAGCGCTAATCTTAGAGGGACTAATCTTAGCGAAGCTAACTTGAGAAAAGCTAACCTCATGGGCGCTGTATTCAACGAATTTGAAATTTTACCAATAGCAAATCTGAGCAAATCCGACCTGAGAGGGGCAAATCTTAGAGGGGTTGTATTTGGAGGAGCTCGATCTCAGAGAAGCTGA